In the Podospora bellae-mahoneyi strain CBS 112042 chromosome 4, whole genome shotgun sequence genome, one interval contains:
- a CDS encoding hypothetical protein (EggNog:ENOG503P0QF) translates to MSSLPLHLDEDAPTGALAWFPYGRQDLPGWRFDVITLLAIIGESSVAEHAQTLTASRLCLLPRIIPAPQALLKPVRPQRLPEANAKMTGVHSGVVLDTVGFFANILQPLDEMKPFSFKVLEIKHTKEALEAIKAGKTREEKGRLTTSTKGSNWWRRGWRGQQKPTAPHIKPTTDTTTVLTPSRPSFFSPANANPTEKPPICKPTVRFATAAADDDLERGGSSTTTLTTSDNNHPHHLPHHRTSTIRPSVPATLCSPVHLLSIFSFALTLAIIILSALWEDGTAILAIVLMSLASSVVCYASLWKPVLMNRTTSGKVPEGDVVIRTREGAFLLIKCTEEVARELYSGTEECKYVVESDLYRLYMGLGMVLLMVSVVLLGNCGWNSQVLIGGGYICLNGLYWMMGLVEEKRFWDVDRRYTVRDVTKEDSKGAHAFPEGKDKWEKDQLEDDEIPSFTRTMWYAIRETKGQVAWVKRSGAMPKTKQWKRWLEEAQKMAEKGERGWKAVRRKGEIMREEGAEDDAEQMAPAQEVQRRGTVRGE, encoded by the exons ATGTCCAGCCTTCCGCTGCAtctggatgaggatgctcCCACGGGAGCGCTTGCTTG GTTCCCATACGGCCGTCAAGATCTTCCAGGTTGGCGCTTCGAcgtcatcaccctcctcgccatcatcggcgAGTCCAGCGTCGCTGAACACGCCCAAACCCTCACAGCATCCCgtctctgcctcctcccacgTATTATTCCCGCCCCTCAagccctcctcaaaccagTGCGGCCTCAACGACTCCCAGAAGCCAACGCCAAAATGACAGGCGTACACAGCGGGGTGGTACTCGACACGGTAGGTTTCTTCGCAAACATCCTACAACCCCTCGACGAGATGAagcccttctccttcaaaGTCCTCGAGATCAAGCACACGAAGGAAGCTTTGGAAGCCATCAAAGCGGGCAAAacaagagaggaaaaggggagacttaccacctccaccaaggGCAGCAACTGGTGGAGAAGAGGCTGGAGAGGGCAGCAAAAACCAACAGCACCGCATATCAAACCTACCACTGATACCACCACagtcctcaccccctcccgaccaagcttcttcagcccagccaacgccaacccaaCCGAAAAACCACCCATCTGTAAACCCACTGTTCGGTTCGCCACAGCAGCGGCAGACGACGACCTCGAACGAGgcggctcctccaccaccacgctCACAACCTCTGATAAtaaccacccccaccacctcccccatcaccgaACATCAACCATCAGACCCTCCGTCCCGGCAACGTTATGCTCCCCCGTGCACCTACTTTCGATTTTTTCATTTGCCCTCACACTGGcaatcatcatcctctccgccctctggGAAGACGGCACGGCCATTCTGGCCATAGTATTGATGTCGCTGGCCTCGTCGGTGGTTTGCTACGCCTCACTGTGGAAGCCTGTTCTCATGAACAGGACCACTTCGGGCAAGGTGCCCGAGGGGGATGTCGTGATcaggacgagggagggggcgttTCTGCTGATCAAATGCACCGAGGAAGTGGCGCGGGAACTGTATTCCGGGACGGAGGAGTGCAAGTATGTGGTGGAGAGCGATCTGTACAGGCTGTacatggggttggggatggtgctgctgatggtgagcgtggtgttgctggggaACTGCGGGTGGAACAGTCAGGTGCTGATTGGGGGGGGTTATATCTGTTTGAACGGGCTGTattggatgatggggttggtggaggagaagaggtttTGGGATGTGGATAGGAGGTATACCGTTCGGGATGTGACCAAGGAGGACTCAAAGGGGGCGCATGCTTTTCCGGAGGGGAAGGATAAGTGGGAGAAGGATcagttggaggatgatgagattCCTAGTTTTACGAGGACGATGTGGTATGCGATCAGGGAGACGAAGGGGCAGGTGGcgtgggtgaagaggagCGGGGCGATGCCGAAGACGAAGCagtggaagaggtggttAGAGGAGGCGCAGAAGatggctgagaagggggagagagggtggaaggcggtgaggaggaagggggagattatgagggaggagggggccgaAGATGATGCGGAACAGATGGCGCCTGCGCAGGAGGtgcagaggagggggactGTGAGGGGGGAGTGA
- the GCN4 gene encoding General control protein (EggNog:ENOG503P3HM; COG:K) produces MNIQDLDLDDFTAFEGGASTTYSSPALPTVFDLSSSVSSTGQNLATVSPQELMMNEPFMSAPNSTAFTALTSPSLYNGSPDFCDSYETSPHFGGGGDFDSNPDNWFPLFPTTNTEPEAPKEALVGPKPEQSPVITAEELEVKSPASGHRRKSSTSPPTRHSSIAGVNSRRRDKPLPPIIVDDPTDTVAMKRARNTLAARKSRERKAARLDELEEKIEKLSAERDHWKQLALQLGAKE; encoded by the exons ATGAACATTCAAG ACCTGGATTTGGACGACTTCACCGCCTTTGAGGGCGGTGCGTCTACCACGTACTCGTCGCCAGCTCTCCCGACTGTCTTCGATCTGAGCTCCAGCGTCTCGAGCACGGGGCAAAACCTGGCCACCGTCTCTCCTCAAGAGCTCATGATGAACGAGCCCTTCATGTCAGCACCCAACTCCACTGCTTTCACCGCTTTGACTTCGCCATCGCTGTATAACGGTTCCCCCGATTTCTGCGACAGCTATGAGACCTCTCCTCactttggaggaggtggtgattttGACTCCAACCCGGACAACTggttcccccttttcccaacaaccaacacgGAACCAGAAGCCCCCAAGGAGGCGCTTGTTGGGCCTAAGCCTGAACAGTCCCCAGTAATTACCGCCGAGGAACTCGAAGTCAAGTCGCCGGCATCGGGACATCGTCGCAAGTCAAGCacttctccaccaacccgCCACTCCTCCATCGCCGGTGTCAACTCTCGCCGCCGCGACAagccccttcctcccatcatTGTCGACGATCCCACGGATACAGTCGCGATGAAGCGTGCTCGCAACACTCTTGCGGCTCGCAAGTCTCGGGAGCGCAAGGCCGCTCGCTTGGATGAGcttgaggagaagattgagaAGCTCTCTGCTGAGCGTGATCATTGGAAGCAATTGGCTTTGCAACTAGGTGCAAAGGAGTAA
- a CDS encoding hypothetical protein (EggNog:ENOG503NVAY) — protein MQAVPSLVGTGTAIAAAAAGLVFGQPSESEVPLWSSPNPGVFSADYDAFGSQASSARPNTSAAALQQRCSSPVQEFAYGSFRQLVDPTPSPLMSPTTEAAQPQRPGSAVPVTSPRTTSGRQSFLRQDTKESVPRQDVESVRDSVSSRESWIRRFSLRPISQHGSPRSSMGPDSSSLTFSHGSGVPMLGQQSLASSAPNKLVKRNAPGFGEPHGSHQRRGSKSQVLTLRRPATSHQRTATMQQQSQLQGNSVDPPPSAGAGAGPKFSYEPSSVPETETPTTSSFGGSKRSSRRWTSFFHARRAAGLGRDASGLTSGQSAKLASLFPKRRVSLTPGHVSRAYLTKADCITDIPVFVDEAEQQEEDFGHIEDLEVLQSPVNPTDSPETSSEKRPKRSMSMHFSSAQNWIARTSSVRRPRRSTVDAKGGNDNRYATADLTGMLRDPMQSPGSPTTQEIVVPPNYQPQAPQLEPAPTLSDAPRNRKRNSPSPLPSLNRLSSFNIDVSRLGLSSSSSSTSPPRSFHTPINYMNGSQNPPAPTHSRGPSGERSITLAGSDFEVHDADDEDTDVRSDAYDSFRTIASSSRVRSVETPLDSMFDESPPSTASNGKTKRLSIQEMLGRGWDGETKITEEEDSAATPVRSTHLDGTTKPIKLDGFGYGGQGGLMLVHREFAARLSFDDDDDDDWARDDDNTLSNHLSPPSSTNSRRVSPTLRHALKNLSGNGSPDLSRDSMSDRPRSSIFDWSEPSIHDKLDSDTTRPKTVHGKQEMDLRIGRSTSRKAPKAGHVRSQSVPVVPEPTDESKPPPKFGTWGLSTKNASEDWDDDFDFDETPLDTTGGKDSSTSFMVVPPSIQASQPSVKAHSGQIRELSLLVNDLKRLCRHGKDLNIIHGPIQPKWVEAENIIALASPDEDEADDFGSVKLSLDFDRDDLDEIDERFIDEGFDGSMLDDINDPFEIPEPQMMTRTTVVRERATVRRRSVFSPDDDIFGGQWPLPDEPLKPPRPRTPDGSVSPNGSSAVLATVIQAMQQQRSTSDPIAATATKTQDTKLFFDTNSLQELVKRAGHLRDSLSDAVRKAELLTQSPAATPRRERLSHLNLDGSPAFTRVFSDPAASSPPRRLPKSHSSNSILGRGSADSPRMQMMIVS, from the exons ATGCAGGCTGTGCCGAGT CTTGTGGGAACCGGCACTGCCATCGcggccgccgctgctggtCTGGTATTTGGTCAGCCGTCAGAGTCGGAAGTGCCGCTATGGTCCAGCCCGAACCCAGGAGTATTTTCTGCCGACTACGATGCCTTCGGCTCTCAAGCCTCGAGTGCGAGGCCTAACACGAGTGCCGCAGCTCTGCAGCAACGATGCTCTTCACCAGTCCAGGAGTTTGCCTACGGCTCGTTTCGCCAGCTTGTCGACCCAACTCCAAGTCCTCTGATGTCCCCTACCACGGAAGCGGCTCAACCTCAGCGACCCGGCAGCGCCGTACCGGTCACATCACCGAGAACTACCAGCGGGAGACAGTCCTTTCTTCGCCAAGATACCAAAGAATCAGTGCCGCGGCAGGATGTAGAAAGTGTTCGCGACTCCGTGTCTTCTAGGGAATCGTGGATTCGGCGCTTCTCATTGCGCCCGATATCACAACACGGGAGCCCGAGGTCAAGCATGGGGCCCGACTCGTCATCCTTGACATTCTCACATGGCTCAGGTGTCCCGATGCTTGGGCAACAATCACTTGCCAGCTCGGCCCCCAACAAGTTGGTAAAGAGGAATGCCCCTGGTTTCGGTGAGCCACACGGATCTCACCAACGGCGGGGCTCCAAGTCGCAGGTGTTGACCCTCCGGAGACCGGCTACTAGCCACCAACGGACAGCAACCATGCAGCAACAATCACAACTGCAAGGTAACTCGGTTGACCCTCCGCCTTCCGCTGGAGCTGGGGCTGGGCCCAAGTTTTCATATGAGCCTTCGAGTGTcccagaaacagaaacaCCAACGACTTCATCATTTGGCGGCTCTAAGCGTTCCTCCAGAAGATGGACGTCGTTTTTTCATGCTCGGCGGGCGGCGGGCCTTGGTCGTGACGCTTCAGGACTTACGAGTGGACAGAGCGCTAAGCTCGCTTCCCTGTTCCCCAAAAGACGAGTGTCTCTAACCCCAGGCCATGTTTCTCGAGCATACCTCACCAAGGCAGATTGCATAACAGACATTCCTGTGTTTGTGGATGAAGCTGAGCAGCAGGAAGAAGATTTCGGGCACATCGAGGACCTAGAGGTTCTGCAGAGTCCAGTCAACCCCACCGACTCGCCCGAAACATCTTCCGAGAAGCGACCGAAGAGGTCAATGTCGATGCATTTTAGTTCAGCCCAAAACTGGATTGCGAGAACCTCGAGCGTTCGGCGTCCTAGAAGGAGTACCGTTGACGCCAAGGGCGGAAATGATAATCGATATGCGACCGCCGACCTGACCGGCATGCTTCGCGACCCAATGCAGTCCCCGGGCAGCCCAACCACACAAGAAATTGTTGTGCCACCCAACTACCAGCCGCAAGCACCACAGCTTGAGCCTGCACCAACCCTCTCGGATGCTCCACGGAACCGCAAGAGAAattcaccctctcctcttccgtcATTAAACCGTCTATCCAGCTTCAACATCGACGTTTCACGACTTGGGCTGTCAagttcttcctcttccacatcGCCTCCAAGATCATTCCATACCCCGATAAACTACATGAACGGCTCCCAGAACCCTCCTGCTCCTACACATAGCCGAGGTCCTTCGGGGGAACGATCAATCACGCTGGCAGGCTCCGACTTTGAGGTCCACGATGCAGATGACGAAGACACAGATGTCCGGAGTGATGCCTACGATTCCTTCCGCACCATCGCCTCTTCCAGTCGGGTTCGGTCTGTTGAGACACCGCTAGACTCGATGTTTGATGAATCGCCACCGAGCACTGCCAGCAACGGCAAAACCAAGAGGCTATCGATTCAAGAGATGCTGGGACGTGGATGGGATGGCGAAACCAAGATCactgaagaggaagacagTGCAGCCACGCCTGTTCGGAGCACTCACCTGGATGGCACAACAAAGCCGATCAAGTTGGACGGGTTTGGCTATGGTGGTCAGGGAGGTCTGATGCTGGTACACCGAGAGTTTGCGGCCAGGTTATcttttgatgatgacgacgacgatgattgGGCACGAGACGACGATAACACTTTGAGCAATCATCTTTCGCCACCGAGCTCGACGAATTCGAGACGTGTCAGTCCGACACTTCGGCATGCGCTCAAAAATTTGAGTGGGAATGGGAGCCCCGATCTGTCTCGTGATAGTATGAGCGACCGGCCGAGGAGCAGCATATTTGACTGGTCAGAACCATCGATCCATGACAAGCTCGATTCTGATACAACCCGACCCAAAACGGTTCATGGGAAGCAGGAGATGGATTTGAGGATTGGTCGTTCGACAAGTCGGAAAGCCCCGAAAGCCGGGCATGTACGGAGCCAGAGCGTTCCTGTTGTTCCAGAACCTACTGATGAATCCAAACCGCCTCCAAAGTTTGGAACATGGGGGCTGAGTACAAAGAATGCCAGCGAGGACTGGGATGATGATTTCGATTTTGACGAAACCCCGCTTGATACGACCGGAGGAAAGGACTCTAGCACGAGTTTCATGGTCGTTCCCCCGTCGATTCAAGCCAGTCAGCCGAGTGTAAAAGCCCATTCGGGTCAAATACGGGAACTTTCCTTGCTCGTCAATGACTTGAAACGACTATGCCGCCATGGCAAAGACCTCAACATTATTCACGGGCCCATACAACCAAAATGGGTCGAGGCGGAAAATATTATTGCCCTGGCATCGCCCGATGAGGACGAAGCTGATGATTTTGGTTCAGTCAAGTTGTCACTGGACTTTGATCGAGATGATCTTGATGAGATTGATGAACGTTTTATCGACGAGGGGTTTGATGGCTCCATGCTTGATGACATTAACGATCCTTTCGAGATTCCCGAGCCGCAGATGATGACCCGGACGACAGTGGTACGAGAACGAGCGACTGTCCGAAGACGGTCGGTGTTTTCACCTGACGACGATATTTTCGGCGGTCAGTGGCCACTGCCCGACGAGCCGCTTAAGCCTCCACGACCACGAACACCAGACGGTTCGGTAAGCCCCAATGGGAGTTCTGCCGTTCTGGCCACCGTGATCCAGGCAATGCAGCAACAGCGGTCTACTTCCGATCCCATCGCCGCCACTGCCACCAAGACCCAAGACACCAAGCTGTTCTTTGACACAAACAGTCTCCAAGAGCTGGTGAAGAGGGCTGGTCACCTGCGAGACTCGCTGTCGGATGCAGTACGCAAAGCTGAACTGCTTACCCAAAGCCCGGCCGCCACTCCTCGTCGTGAGCGACTTTCGCATCTCAATCTGGATGGCAGCCCAGCCTTTACGCGAGTGTTTTCGGATCCTGCTGCGTCTAGTCCACCCAGGAGGCTTCCAAAgagccacagcagcaactctATCTTGGGCAGGGGGTCTGCTGACTCGCCTCGGATGCAGATGATGATCGTAAGCTAG